The Verrucomicrobiota bacterium genome contains a region encoding:
- a CDS encoding YbjQ family protein, protein MITTTSSTIAGKRVVKTLGMVTGNTVRARHIGKDILAVCKNIVGGEIEEYTKLLAESREQSLDRMTARAAALGANAVVDVRFGTSQIMGAAAEILAYGTAVVIEDDPGKTN, encoded by the coding sequence ATGATCACGACCACTTCGAGCACGATTGCCGGGAAACGCGTTGTCAAGACGCTCGGCATGGTCACGGGCAACACCGTCCGTGCGCGGCACATCGGCAAGGACATTCTCGCCGTGTGCAAGAACATCGTCGGCGGCGAGATCGAGGAATACACGAAACTGCTGGCGGAATCGCGGGAACAATCGCTCGACCGGATGACTGCTCGCGCGGCGGCCCTCGGCGCCAACGCCGTCGTGGACGTTCGCTTCGGCACGAGCCAGATCATGGGCGCGGCGGCGGAAATCCTCGCCTACGGCACGGCCGTCGTCATCGAGGATGACCCGGGAAAAACAAACTAA
- a CDS encoding sigma-70 family RNA polymerase sigma factor, with protein MQLADTDLKGPLEVEERAALERCRRGDAQAFGVVVSKNMKRAYFTALGLVGNHEDALDLSQEAFVRAYRAMPRFNLQQRFFTWYYRILRNLCLNHLRQRSRFRELDRATESLAAEDVQAAALRDQADPAVLAERSDLAQHVWSTVARLKPEEREVFILREVEDCSYAEIAERLEIPQGTVMSRLFYARQHLKDTLNRLL; from the coding sequence ATGCAACTGGCAGACACCGACCTGAAAGGGCCGTTGGAAGTGGAAGAACGGGCGGCCTTGGAGCGGTGCCGGCGCGGAGACGCACAGGCGTTCGGCGTCGTGGTCAGCAAGAATATGAAACGGGCATACTTCACGGCCTTGGGACTGGTGGGCAACCACGAGGACGCGCTGGACCTTTCGCAGGAGGCCTTTGTCCGGGCGTACCGGGCCATGCCGCGCTTCAACCTGCAACAGCGATTCTTCACGTGGTATTACCGGATTCTCCGCAACCTGTGCCTGAACCATCTGCGGCAACGATCCCGCTTTCGTGAACTTGACCGGGCCACTGAGTCCTTGGCTGCTGAAGATGTTCAGGCTGCGGCTCTCCGCGACCAGGCCGATCCGGCGGTGCTGGCCGAACGCAGCGACCTGGCGCAACACGTGTGGAGCACCGTCGCGCGGCTCAAGCCGGAGGAGCGCGAGGTGTTCATCCTCCGGGAGGTCGAGGATTGTTCGTACGCCGAAATCGCCGAGCGCCTGGAGATTCCCCAAGGCACGGTCATGTCGCGGCTCTTTTACGCACGGCAACATTTGAAGGACACGTTGAATCGGTTGCTATGA